A genomic window from Synechococcus sp. WH 8016 includes:
- the psb32 gene encoding photosystem II repair protein Psb32, with protein sequence MPSLFKSLQLFIAASLCFFLAVPAGFALSPQDLPAQPPEKAVLDSADVLSRAGKNEIEARLNQLESSKVDARVITLRKLDYGLSLTGFGEELVERWSNNDNSSERPLILFLEETQNKQAAIVVSAELSDQLPDALLRSTARTTMSQPMRDGERFRQASMDGIERIAVVLNGGEDPGPPVQIERTTLPTNIPTVEETSESNAFTWVIVLLVVGTIVPMATWWVFSR encoded by the coding sequence ATGCCTAGCCTTTTTAAGTCTCTTCAGCTGTTCATCGCCGCAAGTCTCTGTTTTTTCTTGGCAGTACCAGCGGGTTTTGCCTTATCGCCTCAAGACCTACCAGCTCAGCCGCCGGAGAAAGCCGTCCTTGATTCAGCTGATGTGTTGAGTCGAGCTGGAAAAAATGAAATTGAAGCTCGGCTGAATCAACTGGAATCCTCAAAGGTGGACGCCAGAGTCATCACTTTGCGGAAACTGGACTACGGGCTGAGCCTCACGGGATTCGGAGAGGAATTGGTGGAACGTTGGTCCAATAACGACAACAGCAGTGAGCGTCCACTCATCCTTTTCCTTGAGGAGACCCAGAACAAACAAGCTGCAATTGTTGTCTCAGCAGAGCTGAGTGATCAACTGCCAGACGCCTTGCTCCGCAGTACCGCGCGGACCACCATGAGTCAGCCGATGCGAGATGGAGAGCGATTCCGCCAGGCGTCCATGGATGGAATTGAACGCATTGCGGTGGTTCTCAATGGCGGTGAAGATCCCGGCCCTCCGGTTCAAATTGAACGCACCACCCTTCCCACAAACATTCCCACGGTCGAGGAAACGAGCGAAAGCAACGCTTTCACCTGGGTGATTGTGCTTCTAGTCGTTGGAACCATTGTTCCAATGGCCACCTGGTGGGTCTTTTCCCGCTAA
- a CDS encoding tellurite resistance TerB family protein — MTESEAFAAIALATVACDGVLGKDEAHALRRQLEYRTPYKDRSESEMAMLFDQLLKRLREQGSRQLINDALPQLKASQKETALAVAVQLVHADRTVTTEEQTFLNELAQSVDLPQGKAQAVMDAIMALNHDSLSS; from the coding sequence ATGACGGAATCCGAAGCCTTTGCCGCGATTGCACTGGCCACAGTCGCTTGCGATGGAGTACTGGGCAAGGATGAAGCGCACGCATTGAGGCGTCAACTGGAATATCGAACCCCTTATAAGGATCGAAGCGAAAGTGAGATGGCAATGTTGTTTGACCAACTGCTCAAACGCCTTCGCGAGCAAGGATCAAGACAATTGATCAACGATGCTCTCCCCCAACTCAAAGCGTCCCAAAAGGAAACGGCTCTCGCTGTGGCCGTACAGCTGGTTCACGCTGATAGGACGGTAACGACTGAAGAGCAAACGTTTCTCAACGAGCTCGCTCAAAGCGTTGATCTCCCTCAAGGCAAAGCACAAGCCGTGATGGACGCGATCATGGCCTTGAATCACGACAGCCTTTCCAGCTGA
- a CDS encoding cofactor assembly of complex C subunit B, with protein MLRSAQWCLLAGVLVLGLSILNASTAETVTPSLERADVLAGMAGVGLMLVSILWTRASPRSPEAVELEGEQGFVLSSDLVDTVRSELAWGSHQFLTATSAATILVFWKGSVLLRRGLLGSGDFAPGEICRRSLQKQELVSLVKTALYPGKAEFDPVLPGLPSVMVQPLGQNGWVVIGGWSERCFSRSDERWLTGWAERLKTTLTVAESEPESVLEAEEESLI; from the coding sequence ATGTTGAGATCCGCCCAATGGTGTTTGCTTGCAGGCGTGCTTGTTTTGGGGCTTTCCATCCTTAACGCCAGCACAGCAGAAACGGTCACTCCCAGCTTGGAGCGTGCCGATGTTCTCGCCGGGATGGCAGGCGTTGGCTTGATGCTCGTTTCCATCCTCTGGACAAGGGCTTCTCCACGCAGTCCGGAAGCTGTTGAACTGGAGGGTGAACAGGGTTTTGTGCTCTCCTCAGATTTAGTGGATACGGTCCGGTCTGAACTGGCGTGGGGCAGCCATCAGTTTCTAACCGCAACCTCTGCAGCCACCATTCTTGTGTTTTGGAAGGGTTCGGTTCTACTTCGTCGGGGCCTTTTAGGTTCTGGTGATTTTGCACCTGGTGAGATCTGTCGACGATCCCTGCAAAAACAAGAACTGGTATCTCTGGTAAAAACAGCCCTCTACCCGGGTAAAGCCGAATTTGATCCGGTCTTGCCAGGCTTGCCCTCCGTGATGGTGCAACCCTTAGGTCAAAACGGGTGGGTTGTGATTGGTGGTTGGTCGGAACGATGTTTTAGTCGTTCCGATGAACGTTGGCTCACTGGTTGGGCAGAGAGGCTTAAAACAACGCTGACCGTTGCCGAATCAGAACCAGAATCAGTTTTAGAAGCAGAAGAAGAATCGTTGATCTAG
- a CDS encoding nucleoside deaminase: MASDQDQTLMREAIRLMRDAGVVNKTGGPFGAVIAKDGQVVAAAGNSVVKDLDPSAHAEVNAIRAACKKLGTWDLSGCVMYTSCECCPMCYATAYWAGIRTVFYAAAWSDYSDLFSDQEINEDMQHAKDKREIKLTQILQGEACEVWKEFRLLPDGARY, encoded by the coding sequence ATGGCCTCGGATCAGGATCAGACGTTGATGCGTGAAGCGATCCGCCTAATGCGGGACGCCGGTGTTGTGAACAAAACAGGAGGGCCTTTCGGTGCTGTGATCGCCAAGGACGGGCAGGTGGTTGCCGCGGCAGGAAACAGCGTGGTGAAGGATCTTGACCCCAGTGCCCATGCTGAGGTCAACGCCATCCGCGCGGCTTGCAAAAAGCTGGGAACCTGGGACCTCAGCGGTTGTGTGATGTACACCAGCTGTGAATGCTGTCCGATGTGTTACGCGACGGCGTACTGGGCTGGGATCCGCACTGTTTTTTATGCCGCGGCTTGGTCGGATTACAGCGATTTGTTCTCCGATCAGGAGATCAATGAGGACATGCAACATGCCAAAGACAAACGTGAAATCAAGCTCACGCAAATTCTCCAGGGTGAGGCGTGTGAAGTCTGGAAGGAATTTCGTTTGCTTCCTGATGGTGCGCGCTACTGA